atagaggcaacgatTTAACgaattgctaaaaaaattagttGCAAATAGTCATTGCCATCatgaaaatttctaaaaatgtcTATTTTTTCCTATGTTCTTCAGCCTAAGAGGATTTCTCTACAGGCCCTTTTCACTAATTTATTATATTAGTACTAGTCATTGAGCCCGAAGCAAAGTCCAATTAGGCTGAAAAACAGTGGCAAAGATCCATCATTCAAAtattgatgacatcagcaatgcCCAGTCGTTAGGTAAtgatttttacttaaaaatttgtttacctgTTGCCACTGCTGTGTACAGATTGAACAACTGATCAAACTGATCAATTGGGGTTAAAAAGGCTTTTTGATTACGTCATCAACTTGTCTGTTCCAAAACAATTAGATTgaccaaaatgtaaaaaattggtTTCATTGTGCGGGAAATGACGtcagttagttagtcagttttCCACCTGTTTCCCGGACATTTTAACTCAGACTCAAAAGTACAATGCAATGACTTCACTAATcttattaaccctattcaggtTAAGTCTGAGTGATCTGGTAAACATCACACAATAAAATAGAAATGTAATATATTGATTACATATGCTAAAATGCACTtaaaattctaaacaaaattctcatgtttaatttttgcataAGGGACCTTGGAAATATGGGCGTAGCTGGCAACCTGTTTAGGAGgctaatttaatttatttttttgttacatcAACTTTATATAGATAGAAACTCagttattaaaaatttcaagtaaaatAAGTCAGGCAAACAAAAGCTACAAGTAAAAAACGGATGGGTGGGGCATCCCACAAAATTAATTGTgggaaaaaaaatatgttgtctcATTGAATCAATACACTTGACACGGTTTTCCAAGTTTATAATGCAGTAAAAGTTATAGCTGCCAAAATGCATTTAACACAAGAAGGATTTGTCTActgtatttggctactttcacttttaagcTGCTATAGCCACACACCACAGTTGCAGCTTAGATTAAAAATCTGATTGgagaaaaaaacagaaatagAAATAATGCCTGCTAAAATAAACCGCTTTTAACCAAACTGAATAATAGGGTCAGCTAGCAGGTTTTTTAGAATGCTTCCTCGGAATCTACGTTCGTAGCCAAAATCTTTACATAATTGTGCTGAAGATTTATATCTGGCTGAAGGACGTGATCATATATTCATCTTAGCATGTGAAAACAtgcagaaaatatatatatctcaTAGATACAAAGTATTTTGAAGAGAAAGAGTCAGAAGCACACCTACAAACCTCATACAATGACTTCCAACCCAAAAGACCTTTATGGGCAATTTCTTGAAATACAGCTGTgagcaaaaaattattaaaaagaatcCTTGTTAAGTTTTTTCCCGCGgaagttttaaatgttttaaacgaAATGGACAACAATGAATGTTTATTTGCCAGTGACATTGTCCGTCcattaatttttaagaaagcAATTACCTGTCAACCTGTCAAGGCATATTTAAATTAGAATACAATAGCTGAATTTTCCAGTTAATCAAATAGCATTATTCCATCACATGATTCTGTTCTGGCCAATAAGGTATGTAGAAAAAACggaaaataaaatacagaataTATTTTTGGGGGATTTTTTATAGGAGCTTTTAAAGAGaaactgtaaaaaatataataaactttgcctgttacagacagacacgtGTAAGCAGGCTTTTAATATAAGGGATGATATAGACATCAATGATTGGATACCTAGTGTTCACCAATGCAGTTAATTGGCTTAGATAATTAGTTTATATGAACGGTACTTATCAAATAGGTTTTTTTTGTCATGATGATGTAAATATTACTTGTAAATATCAGCACgtcttaaaaaattatatcgGGATTATGGCCTCATGTATATAATAATAGCAATAGGATAAGCCTTAATTACATCTAAATCCAAGCAACCTCAGATGTATGCGAGACATTTAAAATAGTGCTACGGGATTGCTTGAGAATTAGTAGTAATCGTGAGTGAGAAAATCAATCGATTATCTTTCTTATTTCTGGCAGCCGTCAATTTGTCCGTGACGTAACTCGATAGAGAGGTTTCTAGGCGAGGTCTCAGCGGATAGAAAACTGTTACTATAATTTTGTTCTGTTCATAAAGGTTTTCCCGCCCGTGAAGATCTCGTGACATGACAAAAATCTTTATCAAGTTTAAGATATCTCAGATTTGACCataaatgaaatgaaatagaagaagaagaagaaaaaaaatgttcatttgTTTAGAATTAACAATAGAGACTAAATCCAAAATGCGATTCCGTGGTATTATTATTTAGACTAGCCGGGGAACCCGGAGTTGAAACggcgggttaagccacaagtaactgtgttacctgtcGTTGAACGACTAAAAGAGCGATTAATAAGAgatgtaaactgtgccacacattcagatGAAAAGCTTTAGTATATTTTAGTATGTCATAAATTTAGTGAGGCACAGAACATAGTGTTTCCGGtggaatatattttgaaaaaaataacttttcacaactttagctaaaataaaaacacaatttacaactaTTATTTACAACTATTTCTACCCTGTTATAGTAAAAACAATTggccaaccttttttattttcagagaGCATTCCcgctaaaagttcaaaaatgaatATTACTCCGGGCTGAGGGATTAATACAGGCAAACAATGACACATATCCATATATAGGTATAATAccctttttttgaaaagaacaaTCGCAACTTCGGATAAACAGAACCTCAGGAAACAGCCATCATTAACattggactgagcgcttagtataggtaaactgTGTCGTCAATGCGTTTagacataataattttttcaaaaaaagtttattgcaacttcagtttaaataagaaaacgggaaaaacagcctgtcgttaccctgcccagctaaaaaaatcactCAGCAATTCTATTTTGTGgagtaagttttcatgacacTAATAAAAGGTGTCGCTACCTACTTAACTGCATCTAGCATAAATattaattaagaattttgtcGTAGCTAGCCCAAACTGCAGCTCGCTACTTTTAGCCCAGAAGTAACTAAAGAGCTAGCTAGAAGAAAGCCACaaccccaacataaaaataaataataatataccaatgatgtgatgatattttcatcttaatatgtgaaaacatagacacAATGAAGAGAATGTCTTAAACATTGATAGAACTGAAATTTAGACAGTTAAATAATTATACCAACACAACGATTCGCAGCTTTGTAAAGTGAAGAAGCGAGAGTATAACAAATATGGCGTCCTTGAACTCGACCCTCGAAAGAAGCCTTAATCCCTAGAGCTTGGTTTAGTTGAACAAAATCCGCCttattaaaaacatgaaaatttgaaggagtatctagcatagctcatcaaataatattaaaataacagtcTATAACAATATTTGCGATCAAATGCTTAACACAGTCTTTGTTCTTTTTGCCAATTTAACAAATATCAAGATACGCCATAGTCGTATAACTATGTATACGCACACAGCTGTAGCGCTGGGTCGCGGAGTCAGGTCGGACTTTAAACTTGAATTTGCGCGCAAAGCATGATGGAAAGCAATGTATGCGTGgaaaacatgtaaaaatatcGACACGACGATCGCTTACTATACCAAACAACTCGCGTATACGCGATTTGAATTATAAGTCTTATTAAACCATGTCACATAATCGTGTAGAGTGCTTATAGCAGTGTTCTCTTTCAGACGTAATTTCCTTATCAAAAAGTACATTCTTGCCCTATCGAGGTAAATACAAACACAAGTAACAGCCTGTTACTGCCCAGTCCAGCTGAAATGGTCACCAAGCAATTTTGTGTTGCATGAAAAGTTCTCGTGTCATTAAGAAATAAGCTAGGTCATATCAATTTAATTATTTCTCGCACCATGGTCACAAGAATAAATGATAGAATAAATTcttaaatctctttaataatagtcgtattCTGTCTGCCTGTCCACAAGAAAATCccacacaaaatttttataTGTGCACGAAATACCGAATGCAAAATATTATACTGATATTCATGACCTCGACACGAAGGAACTGTGTAAATAAGATCCACGTTTGCCATTTTGATTCTGTGTGGGCGTGTTTAGTTTTCTGTATGTTTATACAAATCTTAAaccaccaattttaagattttgagtacgaatgtagattttgagaaaGCTTCCTAGCTAGCCTTATCTATTTCTATTATTTTAAGTGTTTTCCCTTAGCCAATAGCTTTTGGGGGTTATTTTGGACAATCCGTTTCTTACTCAGCCGCACCTCGCGTCGTGGGTGCTGTTCCATAGCTATATCTGgcttaaaagtgaaagtagtcaAATAGAGTTGGCTGCTACAGAGTTTTTAACTACTCTTTCTTTTGCTAAATGCcatgatgtagctagctacaacttTCTTACTGTAATAAGAACTTTTGCAAAAAGTCTAAAGTTTAATAATAACGAGACAACAGTCTCAATATTTTGTAACAACGGACTTTTGAATATTTAAAGTGACAATGCattttgcaaactttttttcaaaaataagatTTCTGAGTGATTGTTTTATGGGGGAAGTGTAATGACAGGTTGTAACCGAAGTGGCAACAAAGTTtctttgaaaagggtattacgcctatacgcatCTGCGACACgatatacctgtactaagcacaCGGATTGATCCGTAATACAGATATTGTTATGGAAAACACAGCTAGCGCGTTCTTGACATTCGTAACTCCGTTTGCATTTCTGCCAAAGTAGAACTTTTACAGCCTACCGGATGCAGAGAACTGGCTAAGTGGATGCAGCTTTCACATTTCGAAATGAGCAAAAAAGCGCAATTTCCCCAATATTACTTCCAGGCTACGTTTTTACTAAGTCTTAAGATGCGACAAATTATTCTTTCAAACGTGTAAAAAgataaaattcataaataaaacgaaataaaaggtataaagttaaaaaagtatGAGAAAAACCTTCAAAATGGCTCATGTTGTATTCATCGAAGGAATTGGTGTGTATTAAAGTTGACCTCAGATTATTACGGTTTCTCAGTAATTGTACCCTCAATCTTTTGCTAGGTTATCGCCAAGATTAAAGCAAATACTTTGGTGTCATTTTGATGCACGACCATTTAGGCAACAGGTATCACTATATTagtataagagactagtcggtcGCTCGTCCATAAATCCACCTGTTTGCATGTCCtcaatatatcgcatttcgtattTCCTTACTTATTTCTCGTACACAATTGAAAAGACAGGTATAACATGACAGAGAAGAAAAAGCCTGTAATAAAAAGCCAAAATTATCTTTAAGAATCCCCGGAAAATGTCAATTGAGTATTGTTCTCTATCAAGCATGCTTCATTCAAGTTGTCAATGGATTTCGTCAtcatataattttaattttatgcgttttaattaaaaacgtTCCGCGGTTAATTAGTGTAGTGAAAAATCCAACATTCAAGTGGCACAATGACGCAACACAAACAAAACGTGTCTCTAAAGACGTGTAGCGTTTGAATTGAGAACAAAAGTTGTGATAATATTTTGACCTTGTATTCATTCTAAACAGGTGTGCAAAATATTTCATTTGTTACAGTAAAATTCTTTTCTtgagatttatttatttacttactttATATATAAGCTTTCTTTAATAAGTTTTTAAACTAAGTTCCATATAAAGGTGTTGAtggtaaaattgtaaaattgtaaGAGTGTTTTGGGTTTTTTAGCTTGTGGACTATGGAAGAGGATTCACTCGATGTATATGAAGCAatctgcaaaataaaagaacTAAAATACAAAGCGCGAAACGAGAAAGAACATTTAGTATTATTGTGCACCGAGTTGGCCAtcatgaaaaaagaaaagaggGAGTATGTTCTTTAGAATATTAAAcctttttaacttattttttgctttactattttatttcaaattgaCATCGGTATTGACattcttttagattttttttcttttttattgtgtttaaaaCTCTATTTATTTGgctattttactttaattaactttccttcaACGCTTAGGACAGagctcttaaaaatttaaaattacccACTGGTAGCCTGTAGTAGAATATTTGCTTCATGATCGCCGGTTTATTTTCTGGTTGAGTTATTCTAGCACTATGAAAGAGCAAATTGATCTTTTTTAAGCCCAGTATAAACATACTGGTGATTAGACCGTAACAAATCCACGAGAACTTGCAGCTCGCTACTTGCaattatcattattatcataGACTAGTTGTTAACACGTGGAACATCCATGGAAACCATCCCGTCGTGTGTATGTTTCCCGTATTGATCTTTCGTGCATTCTTGTTCCCCTGTTAGCAAGTCGTAATAAAATTTCTCTGCGGGGATGCAGGAAAATCGGTGGCTCAATCAttttaaacaacaattttaaactattattttagAGATGCAAAAGCACACCCTTTCCAAGTACCTTATTCATAGCAGTACTATTAGGAAGTAAACGGGCTATCGTAACACATGAAGCCATTTACATCTATGTCAAACAAAGAATAATTCCCATACAGAAACTTTTTCATAAAAGttcgtttttttattaaaaaataaaaattagggaCTACATCCTGCTAAAGATTTTCCATTAAAGGGAGGATTTTTTGACAGGTCATGCTAAAGGAATCTGTCTATGTACTTTGTaagcatttttattttggcaAATGTTCAAGAAAAAGTTTCCTAAACGTTTTTATTTACGACATCTAATCATACTCCATTAAAAGTGACCGCAACGCAACAGCTGCATTAGCGCAAAAATTGGATTGGTCGTGAACCAATGAAATGCTCAAAAACCTAAAGTGCGGGATTTTTCTTTTGGTGTAGACTAGGTATTAAATTTTATGACTTTTTCATTATTACAAACACATACAGCTTTTAAATGGTGACGCTAAACAGTCACGATTAAGCACGCTTTTCTAATTACCACAATATGCGATGGAATGACAAGCTCTGAGCCTTCTTTCTGGCTTTTTTCAAGGTAAGAGCTGTAACTCCAATAGAACAAGCGCTGATAAGCATTTACCGCTTTTTGCAAGAAACGAATGTTGTTTAGCTATACATTCATATTACCAAGACTAGATAGACAGCATAATAGATAGGTAGGCAAAtcgaaaattactttttatacgCAGATAAAGTTGGATAATGATTTAGACAATATTTACAgcgaaattttttgtttcttaggtACATATTCTCAAGGGTTTATCTACTTCCACGTTGAATTACTTCATCTCAGTTAATCCctacatacaaaaaaatttttcttaggcGATAAGACCCCACGCCTATGTTCATTTCTCCGCGAATGTTTACGTTctgattattcttttgtttttgcatCTCATTTTCATCTTTCTATGCACTTAATTGAGCAATTTCGCAGAAAACAATGCATTttattgcaattttttattgtatttttttagccTAAGACAACGCAATGAGGAATTACAGCAGATGATAATTCAACTACGACAGGAAAATAATCAACTTGCAACAGAAAACTCTAAATATAAAGAAGAACAATGGCAACATCAGgagcaaaaacaaaaacgacAGAATCTACCACCAATCAAAGAAGTCCTAATTAATTCCAATATTTCAAAAGGAATTCAGACTGAAGAAAGATTACTTCAAAGTACTCAAACACAAACTAATATCATTGAACGCTGTTCCGTTTTTACTTCGACAGAAAAAGTAACCACATCGTCCGTGCATTGCGACACTTCAGACATACCAAGACATAAATCATTCAAAGAGAAGCTAGATAGAAGGAAATCTTGTCCAAACAACTCGACAACACAGCCTGACATACAAAACACAGTATGTATGTCATCCATTGCTGATGATGTTTTAACATCTTAGCCTTTTGGCATTGATTTTGCAGCAAAAGGTTTTAAACATTCCAGCTGCGTATTAAAAGAAATGAACGTTTATTAACTAACTGCAAGTGTTCAAGCCATACATAAGTTTCATTTCCGTGCATTGCAGTTGATTGATATAACAATTTTGAGGAATTCGTTAAAATAAGACCAATTAAATTTTGTGTAGAAGCTTGACCGCAAATTAAATCAGTTGCATATCCAATTGATAAAACGCATTTAGTGACCCTACAAATATGCTTAAGTAATAAGCGATTTTACCAAaggaaataaataattataccGTCAAACTAATGTGTGATTGAATCTATTATATgtgttattatttcttttttagttttccATATTGCAAGAACATTTACAAAAGCCatccaaattaaaattttctagGTAACAACTTCTATAGTGACATTTGTTGAACCTTATCTTGAttgaaatacatttttatgtGTGGCCTACATTGTTTTTGCATTTATGATTATCGTCTGGAGTTAGTCTAGAATTTTATAATAAGAAAAAccgcaattttctttttactttgatgataataattttaaaaatgagctacttttttatttagacaAAAAGCCTGGGTACGAAAAGCTCCTGTTCCTGTCCCTTTATCCAACACAAACATATCATGAGCTGGAAAGCATCAAGGACTTTAATCCATCAATGGTAACAAAATAGGAGAATAGATAATTTATATGTTGTTGGTATTAATTTATTAGGCAGAATATGGAGGTATGGGCACAAAGTGTTTCCAGCtttgtaaatgttataaatcttatatgtttcttatataaaaagtgTAAATACATACTGATATATGGTGACTTTTTTTTCTGGGTCAATTTTTGCAATTAGTCAActaaattgcaaatatatatcgCGTACACTTTTTATTTATAACTAATAACTTCATACCCATGCGCTTCTCCACGAATAATTAtaaatgacgtcacaaaaaagCGAGGACAGGCAAGTGCGTCCATGTACTCCAAATGTCACACACCACaattgttgtattttttatgatccTAACCTAGGCAAAAACATATAATAACTTGCATGCCGATGTAGGAAAAATGTCCCTGTAGGAATAAATTAAATTTGCTTTTGCTCACGACAATCGTGCATATTTTTTCTTGCATCCCCGCTAGTCCTAGGAAAGTGTTCTTGTTCGCATATTAggctgtttttaaaatattttcatattgaaaaataaatgaataaacggACATGTTCAAATGAAATGATGACATTTAACAGCACAAACGTCTTACAAATGATACGGCCGTTTGCACtgttaaactcatttcttgtTGTTGCAAGGGTTATTCGTTTGAAAAAAGTAGACAAATAAAATCCCATTCGCGCTGTATGATTGAGATAAAAACTATGGCGGTTTAACAACTCCTTTCATCTATTTTCAGGCAGTTCTTTCGTAAACCATTCTTCTTATTCTGGGGGACGCTATTAACTTAACCCCATTATGTACAGGGTTTTCGAGTATTTTTTCATCGAAGGCAAATACAAATTGAATCAAGTTTCATGTGTACGTCATGAGAGGAAAGGAATAAGTTTATGCTGTTGTCAGCACTTTTTTCGTAACGTCACCTAAAGCTTAAAAATTTGTCCACAATATCACTCCTTACCTAAAGTTCAATTATGTTTAGTTCTAGAACAAAAAAtagcattctgtttaaagtttctaacAGCCaagtaaaagttatttaacatatacgTTCTGGGTTTTACATAAATGCCATTAGAGAACGCCAAAATTTgcccaaaaattaatttttttcccatTTTCCTGTAAACTTATAAAATATTGGGAAATCAGAAGATTTTAATAAAGGTAGCCATattttgataaggaattcatagaaactagtcgttaacacgtggataaatccacggaattgcccgtcctttattagccgcatttcgtgtgtctcgctactacggttaccattttgcgtgacagacagacgcatacgggtattataacacagactagtcgttagcccgtggaaaactccacgggttcgcccgtcctttatatttacccgtcgcaacaaagtggataaaaatatatcgcatttgatattcgtgtttccgtaacatgattttctaactcagcgggggtccgcgcagagacagacagacgacggctattattatagagactagtcgttacccgtggaaaaatccacgggttcgcccgtcctttatatttacccgtcgcaacaaaatggataaaataatcgcatttgatattcgtgtttccgtcacatcattttctaactcagtggGGGttctgcgcagagacagacagacgacggctattattatagagataatacAAGTTAAAGGGGTAGTTTCACCCAACCTCTACTCTGTCTCCCTTCCCCCTCCCCCGTCTCCCTCGTCTCCCCCTCCCCTTTACCGAATAGGGtaatgaaaaatatgaaaataaagcTCGTAGATCTTCGCCATTTACTAAAGTTCCCACTGCCACAGCTTCATGCGATGGACACAACAATGTAAACATTTCAGCAACGCTTTTGTTGtattttagtttttgtttttgatcaCGCGTTTGTGTTGCCTAAACatatataaaaagtaaaatCTCAGTTTGTGAGAATTCACTGAAAACTAAGTCAAATATGACATGACGTCAGAAAGTTAAAGTAGCTACTGGATCGACCATTTGGCTGTTCCATTCTGCTCGTAGCTGTTTGGTTTATAGTCACGCTTGTAATGAAGCCCAGCTTTACCACCTCCTTTGGTATAGAAAGATACATAAATCCGTGTGGTGATCCAAACAAAACGCTTATATCGCAATTGATATGGACACAAACATTATCACCACTAAGAATAGGCACAAAATTCCATCTGTATTTAGATTTTTTCTATCCGGTTAAGTCAAACATTGTTTATATCTGttcaagaaaatatattatCCATAGATTTAGTCGGTGACTTCAATATCAACCTACTTATATTACAATCTACCTGGAATTCATACGAAAAAATCCTACAAAACTTTTCATTATTAGAAAATGACATAGccaaaacgaaaacaaaagaCACTTGTAGATCATATATCGACCAGTATAACTCAAAAAGCAATCCAAAGATCTGTCGTACTAACTGATGAAATTAATGATCACGAACTCGATACATCattataaacattaaaaaaacacgATTTGAATCCTGGTATCGAAAATAGTTCGGTGGGTGATTTCAACATGTTCCCCTTGAACCCATTTATAGCTTTGAAGATCAGGTCAATATGTTCAACGAACCTTTTCTATCTTGTTCGCAAACATGATAACCTGTAAATCCACTGGATGATCTAAGATACAAAAGAATATTGATCATTACTGTACTGATTGAAACGATTACAAAAAGGttgaaaagagagaaaaaatcgTCGTTTCTTCGAATCTGATTATCTTTAACCACAAAGAAACACGTTTGGATATACAGAATGACGAGCTTCGACGCGAATGTCTTAAATAAACATTATACAACGCAAGCTTCAGAATTTTGGAGTTTACCTAATACTTACGTTAATAATCTTGCgagtgttttttattcttttttctatatttttccaCCCTTGTTTGTCTTTGATTTTGCCTCTTTACTCTTTTGTAGTTTTGCTTTCAAGTTTTAAAGGTTATTTGTACGTGGGTTTAATGTTTTAAAGTACGCTAAATAATTTACCAGTCAACCcgacagacagtttcaaaatcacaCATACGACGCCTGATGAGGtgaagaaaatatttgtttatctGGTTACAAAGAAATACCCGTGAAATATTGATTGATCATGGTATCTTCCCTGATTCATTGAAAATCGCCAACGTATGTCCAGTATCAAAAGTCAAGAGTCCAATTCAATAGAAAAACTATAGACCCTTATCTGTCTTGTTGTTGCTGTCAAGAATATAAAGAGTTCATCGTGTCCAGTGGAACATCTGCAATCAGACTCATTCAGACATTCGACCTAAACAttcttgataaaacaaaaaacaatattcGCAAAGCAATAAGAAGAGAAGAAATAAAGCTGGCAGTGCTCATATGCAAAAGCGTCCAATACTATCAACCATGGGATACTAATCGACAAATTGAAATCTATAAACTTTGAAAGAATACAATACGTATCATAATTAACTACCATTCCAACAGATTCTAGTTTGTTCAAATCGATGAAAAACAATCGAACAACGATCTACTTTGGTGTTTTCTTAAAAGGTAATATTTTGTGCCCAATCCTATTTAACAGTAACGTAGCTGATCTATTGTCGCAAGTAAAACGAACTACTATCCAGTATCCTGATGACACCACGTTATATTGTTCTTGTAAACATCAATATATTCAGAAATGTATTACAGTGCTAGAAAATCAATTTGGTCAAAAGGACAATGCTGAGTATCTAACAATGACAAATTACAGTTCATCACCTTTAGAAAGCCAAGAAGCTAACTTCCTACTGACAGATCCCACCTTATTAATTGAACAAGAGTCAATTGCTAAGTTTTGGGGGGTTGATCTTGACGAATACATGTGTTCTAAAATCAAAAATACACATCTAGGACCAAGTCTTTGTTCGTTCcataaactaaaaaaagaaagaaggaaaaaaggaaagaaaaaaatcagattATTTTAGTTTCGGTGGGTGCATTCAAGGCGAAATATCAATTATAATAAATTCCATCTTCTGTTTGTCCAATGCTTTGCTTAATTCGTCACGCAACTTTTTAAATatctcaagtttttatattgtcTATTTTATACCGTACGAAGTAATTTTTACTTCGTTTTACAAGTCCAGATTTTAAGCCTTTTACTTCTTATTCGAGCCCTACATTTGATGCTCAGTCACGTAATGTTTTTAAACCAAGGTTTAAAATACTCCATACTACCAGCCATGCGTTCAAAGTTGTTATTTTGCCTCCTACGCAAACACTACTGTCCATGCCTTCAATATACTCACTCTAGCCCGAATTAGTTAAGTCTCAGATGCTTATTaagttatttttgtgttttctcGACGCGTTAGTTGCATCCAATTTAACCCAAGCAAGTTTCTATATTAAATCCTTTTCAATATCGCCAATTTCGTCCAAccatatatatgttttattcgaATTTCCCCGGTAAGTCTCTATTTTTTTACTACCGTATCTTCTAGAATATTTTTGCACTTActtaattattttgttaaacttattttcatttagattagttatttatttttatcattttaagaAGAACCATATTAACCATAAAAACAACGTCCACCACGCCGGAGATACAACGTTGCAGTTtaa
This DNA window, taken from Hydractinia symbiolongicarpus strain clone_291-10 chromosome 15, HSymV2.1, whole genome shotgun sequence, encodes the following:
- the LOC130628851 gene encoding uncharacterized protein LOC130628851, whose translation is MEEDSLDVYEAICKIKELKYKARNEKEHLVLLCTELAIMKKEKRDLRQRNEELQQMIIQLRQENNQLATENSKYKEEQWQHQEQKQKRQNLPPIKEVLINSNISKGIQTEERLLQSTQTQTNIIERCSVFTSTEKVTTSSVHCDTSDIPRHKSFKEKLDRRKSCPNNSTTQPDIQNTFSILQEHLQKPSKLKFSRQKAWVRKAPVPVPLSNTNIS